A stretch of the Pseudomonas helvetica genome encodes the following:
- the rpsH gene encoding 30S ribosomal protein S8: MSMQDPLADMLTRIRNAQMAEKSVVSMPSSTLKVAVAKVLKDEGYIAGYQISSEIKPLLSIELKYFEGRPVIEEVKRVSRPGLRQYKSVDDLPKVRGGLGVSIVSTNKGVMTDRAARAAGVGGEVLCTVF, from the coding sequence ATGAGTATGCAGGACCCGTTAGCGGACATGCTAACTCGAATCCGTAATGCCCAGATGGCTGAAAAGTCCGTCGTAAGCATGCCGTCTTCCACGTTGAAGGTGGCTGTAGCTAAAGTCCTGAAGGACGAAGGTTACATCGCGGGTTATCAGATCAGCAGCGAAATCAAGCCACTGCTGTCCATCGAGCTGAAGTACTTCGAAGGCCGTCCGGTCATCGAGGAAGTGAAGCGCGTTAGCCGTCCAGGCCTGCGTCAGTACAAGTCCGTCGATGATCTGCCAAAAGTTCGTGGCGGTCTCGGTGTGTCTATCGTCTCCACCAACAAAGGTGTGATGACGGATCGTGCTGCGCGCGCTGCCGGTGTCGGCGGCGAAGTTCTTTGCACTGTGTTCTAA
- the rpsN gene encoding 30S ribosomal protein S14: MAKMSMKNRELKRQLTVAKYAKKRAALKAIIVDLNASPEARWEATVALQKQPRDASASRMRNRCRLTGRPHGVYRKFGLGRNKLREAAMRGDVPGLVKASW; this comes from the coding sequence ATGGCCAAGATGAGCATGAAAAACCGCGAGCTGAAGCGTCAGCTCACGGTTGCCAAGTACGCCAAGAAGCGTGCAGCACTGAAAGCTATCATCGTTGATCTGAACGCAAGTCCAGAAGCGCGTTGGGAAGCTACAGTAGCTCTGCAGAAGCAGCCACGTGATGCAAGCGCTTCGCGCATGCGTAACCGCTGCCGCCTGACCGGTCGTCCACACGGCGTTTACCGCAAGTTCGGCCTTGGCCGTAACAAACTGCGTGAAGCGGCAATGCGTGGTGACGTACCTGGTCTGGTTAAAGCCAGCTGGTAA